A single window of [Clostridium] hylemonae DSM 15053 DNA harbors:
- a CDS encoding FRG domain-containing protein, with amino-acid sequence MMETYVAQSLNEYIELIAKIGSNGTEKWYRGQSNCEYRLTPSALRKVFAIEDQRGYKLNQPILDDTCSGSNNVVAFLPVDRMVTEFSEKAKDCLEYDVSTRIEWECIAQHYGIPTRILDWTTNAINALFFAVGDCSIGQTKEDDIRHFFDSQGFGSGGGAVFVIDPLEINKKTVPIPDFDKNPIVFDSIKHAKILEECLHNMIPPVCFSGFNKEKRISRQAGKFTTTGTLVWPMDFYTELQKRIIKIYIPYSAYESLRQQLCALGITHDTIYVEDDEKDVIAKAIAQETRNKFLKAMLK; translated from the coding sequence ATGATGGAAACTTATGTTGCTCAAAGCCTTAATGAATATATTGAGCTTATAGCAAAGATAGGTAGTAACGGTACAGAAAAATGGTATAGGGGGCAAAGTAATTGCGAATACCGACTCACTCCATCAGCACTCCGCAAAGTATTTGCAATCGAAGATCAAAGAGGATACAAATTAAATCAACCTATTTTAGATGATACATGTAGTGGTTCTAATAATGTGGTAGCATTTTTGCCAGTAGATCGAATGGTTACTGAATTTAGTGAAAAAGCTAAGGATTGTTTAGAATATGATGTTAGTACAAGAATTGAGTGGGAGTGTATAGCACAGCACTATGGTATTCCTACAAGGATTTTAGACTGGACAACAAATGCTATCAATGCCCTGTTTTTTGCAGTTGGAGATTGTTCAATAGGACAAACGAAGGAAGATGATATTAGACATTTTTTTGATTCACAAGGCTTTGGAAGTGGTGGTGGTGCAGTTTTTGTGATAGATCCATTAGAAATCAATAAGAAAACAGTTCCTATACCGGATTTTGATAAGAACCCTATAGTTTTTGATTCAATCAAACATGCAAAAATACTTGAGGAATGTTTACATAATATGATACCTCCAGTGTGTTTTTCTGGATTTAATAAAGAAAAAAGAATTTCAAGACAAGCAGGGAAATTTACAACAACTGGAACTCTAGTGTGGCCAATGGATTTTTACACTGAACTTCAAAAACGAATAATAAAAATATATATTCCATATAGCGCTTACGAATCACTTCGTCAACAATTATGTGCATTAGGAATAACACACGATACAATTTATGTAGAAGATGATGAGAAAGATGTAATAGCAAAAGCGATTGCTCAAGAAACAAGAAATAAGTTTTTAAAAGCTATGCTTAAGTAA
- a CDS encoding KilA-N domain-containing protein — MAKNRIITVQNISIAVSAEELDDYICITNIAGAKSDQSRAADIIRNWLRNRATLEYLSVWEQLYNPNFKVFESEHFKKQAGLLTFTPSISEWVEQTRAIGLYVKRGKYGGTYAHKDIAFEFASAISPTFKLYLIKEFQRLKEEENDKKQIEWNAKRFLSKNNYLIQTDAVKNYLIPQNTYSENLEWLAYAEEADILNVALFGFTAKAWRDANPELAGKNNVRDYATVNELTVLSNLETHNAHMIREGKDKKERFNTLKEIAEYQLGILNTAEYIKTDDKNKSIT; from the coding sequence ATGGCAAAAAACAGAATAATTACAGTTCAAAATATATCTATTGCTGTTTCGGCAGAAGAATTGGATGATTATATCTGTATTACCAATATTGCAGGGGCTAAATCAGATCAATCAAGAGCGGCAGACATTATTAGAAACTGGTTAAGAAATCGGGCAACATTAGAATATCTTTCGGTATGGGAACAATTATATAATCCTAATTTTAAAGTGTTCGAATCTGAACACTTTAAAAAGCAAGCGGGATTACTTACATTCACACCCAGTATATCCGAATGGGTAGAGCAGACCAGAGCAATTGGATTATATGTAAAACGCGGCAAATATGGTGGAACTTATGCCCATAAAGATATTGCATTTGAGTTTGCCTCTGCAATAAGCCCCACATTTAAGCTATATCTAATCAAAGAATTTCAAAGATTAAAAGAGGAAGAAAATGATAAAAAACAGATTGAATGGAACGCGAAAAGGTTTTTATCTAAGAATAATTATCTGATCCAGACTGATGCTGTAAAAAATTACTTAATTCCACAAAATACTTACAGTGAGAATTTGGAATGGCTGGCTTATGCTGAGGAGGCAGATATTTTGAATGTGGCGCTCTTTGGTTTTACAGCAAAGGCGTGGCGAGATGCAAATCCTGAACTGGCTGGTAAGAACAATGTCAGGGATTATGCCACCGTAAATGAATTAACTGTTTTATCAAATTTAGAAACACATAATGCACATATGATACGGGAAGGTAAAGATAAAAAGGAACGGTTTAATACATTAAAAGAAATAGCGGAATATCAACTTGGGATTTTAAATACAGCAGAATATATAAAAACAGATGATAAAAATAAAAGTATTACCTGA
- a CDS encoding M18 family aminopeptidase, producing METDITQELFTFIERSPSPYHTVGTAAEMLTAKGYERLEEQCTWELKKGGRYFVTRNLSSIIAFRIPEEACGGFHIMASHGDSPSFKIKEHPETVSDGKYVRLNVEKYGGMIMASWLDRPLSAAGRLLVRNGSAVTTRLVNADRDLLLIPNLAIHMNREVNEGYKYNPQKDMLPLYGEFTAKGTFMQLMAEAAGVSGDDILGSDLFLYNRMPGTVWGADDAFISSARLDDLQCAFASLKGFLTSYDSSCIPVLCILDNEEVGSTSKQGAASTFLRDTLRRICTASGKSEERYHTMLASSFMVSADNAHAVHPNQPDKTDETNRPYMNGGIVIKYSANQKYTTDAVSASIFKMICEKADVPYQSFLNRSDMAGGSTLGSIANTQTAMNTADIGLAQLAMHSPYETAGARDTEYLVRASRTFYESAVTCLGDGSYRVS from the coding sequence ATGGAAACCGATATAACACAAGAACTATTTACCTTTATAGAACGCAGCCCAAGTCCCTATCACACCGTCGGCACTGCGGCGGAAATGCTCACGGCAAAAGGGTATGAACGGCTGGAAGAACAATGTACATGGGAGCTGAAAAAGGGCGGGCGCTATTTTGTCACAAGGAATCTGTCCTCGATCATTGCCTTTCGGATACCGGAAGAAGCGTGCGGCGGCTTTCACATCATGGCCAGCCACGGAGACTCTCCTTCCTTTAAGATCAAAGAACACCCAGAGACTGTTTCCGACGGGAAATATGTACGGCTAAACGTGGAAAAATACGGCGGCATGATCATGGCCTCCTGGCTGGACCGGCCGCTGTCTGCGGCAGGCCGTCTCCTCGTGCGAAACGGCAGCGCCGTCACGACCCGCCTTGTCAACGCGGACCGGGACCTGCTTCTCATACCGAATCTTGCCATCCATATGAACCGTGAGGTGAATGAAGGTTATAAATATAACCCGCAGAAGGATATGCTGCCACTGTACGGTGAGTTCACCGCGAAGGGTACCTTTATGCAGCTTATGGCGGAGGCGGCCGGCGTCAGCGGGGACGATATACTCGGCAGCGATCTGTTCCTGTACAACCGGATGCCGGGCACTGTCTGGGGGGCGGACGACGCATTTATATCAAGCGCAAGGCTTGATGACCTGCAATGTGCGTTCGCCTCACTGAAAGGATTTCTCACTTCTTATGACTCCTCATGCATCCCGGTCCTGTGTATACTCGATAACGAAGAGGTGGGCAGTACGAGCAAGCAGGGGGCGGCCTCGACATTTTTAAGAGATACGCTGCGGCGCATCTGCACCGCGTCCGGCAAAAGCGAAGAACGTTATCATACGATGCTTGCCTCCAGCTTTATGGTGTCGGCCGACAACGCCCACGCCGTGCACCCGAACCAGCCGGACAAAACAGACGAGACGAACCGCCCTTATATGAACGGAGGCATTGTCATAAAATACAGCGCTAACCAGAAATATACGACGGACGCCGTATCTGCTTCCATATTTAAGATGATATGTGAGAAGGCGGACGTTCCTTACCAGTCATTTCTGAACCGCTCCGACATGGCCGGCGGATCTACCCTCGGCAGCATCGCCAACACACAGACAGCCATGAATACGGCAGACATTGGGCTTGCACAGCTTGCCATGCACTCTCCATACGAGACAGCCGGCGCCAGAGATACCGAATACCTGGTGCGGGCGTCCAGAACCTTTTATGAGAGTGCTGTGACATGTCTCGGGGACGGCAGCTACCGCGTTTCCTGA
- a CDS encoding ArsR/SmtB family transcription factor: MNITIKNELDPLFEIFSLLLLCHTQNWKEELVSQLDDYGVNGRAFFEEELNVFEKYVDTFQKYRITGREETALFEHVSYDTSLLILALAVEKRSCLEHPENLELQELRSLLAYFITDTGEHTRLPETAELPNLPDENALLDFMDTADVKDEEKWFVLNLLRKADYWLSCLFETVNANKKAYDKALEAVEKPLLRLIEQSSSCSDPEFLKIAGTCADAPLLRPTLAMPLIQIVLYKSGYFGLFTEALAANEASCRQSKDAVLRQLKALGDKSKLDILCALKDDHMYNLKLSEHLGLSPSTVSHHMNVLLGSGFITVEKKEGKVYYCLHREHISQFISALEHMLIS; the protein is encoded by the coding sequence ATGAATATTACAATAAAGAATGAACTCGACCCGCTGTTTGAGATCTTTTCTCTTCTTTTGCTCTGCCACACGCAGAACTGGAAGGAGGAACTAGTCTCTCAGCTGGATGACTATGGTGTCAACGGCAGAGCTTTTTTTGAAGAAGAGCTGAACGTCTTTGAAAAATATGTGGACACATTCCAGAAATATAGAATAACCGGACGTGAGGAGACCGCTTTATTTGAACATGTTTCTTATGACACCTCTCTTCTCATCCTTGCACTGGCAGTCGAGAAGCGCTCCTGCCTTGAACATCCTGAAAACCTGGAGCTTCAGGAGCTGCGCAGCCTTCTGGCTTATTTTATAACAGATACCGGCGAACATACCCGGCTTCCTGAAACAGCGGAACTTCCGAACCTGCCGGACGAAAATGCTCTGCTTGACTTTATGGATACTGCAGATGTAAAAGACGAGGAGAAATGGTTTGTACTGAATCTCCTGAGAAAAGCCGACTATTGGCTTTCCTGCCTGTTTGAGACTGTAAATGCCAATAAAAAAGCATATGATAAGGCACTGGAAGCCGTGGAAAAGCCGCTCCTTCGCCTGATCGAACAGTCCTCTTCCTGCAGTGACCCGGAATTTCTCAAGATCGCCGGGACTTGCGCGGATGCTCCTCTGCTTCGGCCTACGCTTGCTATGCCGCTCATTCAGATCGTTCTCTACAAGTCCGGTTATTTTGGTCTTTTTACTGAAGCGCTTGCCGCAAACGAGGCATCCTGCCGGCAGTCAAAAGATGCTGTGCTCCGGCAGCTCAAGGCCCTCGGGGATAAAAGCAAGCTGGATATCCTCTGCGCCCTGAAAGACGATCACATGTATAACCTGAAGCTGTCGGAACACCTCGGACTTTCTCCGTCCACCGTGTCCCATCATATGAACGTGCTGCTCGGCTCCGGTTTCATTACTGTAGAGAAAAAAGAGGGCAAAGTCTACTACTGCCTGCACAGGGAGCATATTTCCCAGTTCATATCCGCCCTGGAACATATGCTCATATCATGA
- a CDS encoding ABC transporter ATP-binding protein, with protein MKLYDKKGRLLLACTLFLGGISAVLSAFISILLQRIIDAAVNSDMAAFSSLFFTTLIYLGVLGAMGFLEAYCGKLIIRSITRSLRDHIFSGVMSRTPGCFSSRNTADYLSALVNDVKLVEENHLIPFLLCAQMGVLFLTTLGILLYLSPLVTAVLFLFLVLMFTVPALLGKKMQRRQDACSEKLADFTARAKDFLNGYEVIRAYSMRPYILKKFTRINQDTAEKKLHADTLLAVNESFSDVLSAVSILVIVFVSSYLLMKGQITAGTLLALIQLSGTFVTPVVMLMQNIPKITGIRPVLEHLEEFSLTYQEAAEEEDLPAPAGLKKGITCSNVTFGYTPEQPVLKDISFTVTPGMKCALLGESGGGKTTLIRLLTGYYTDFEGDICYDGVSVKDLSPDRLNRLAAVIHQNIFLFDTDICENICLGSTFSKDRLDHAVKASGIWQFLPSLDNGLHTRTGEDGRNLSGGQRQRIAVARALIRSTPVIILDEGTSAIDRETAHEIEAGLLAQKELTVITITHHMDESLLDCYDKVYCLKDGRLSIA; from the coding sequence ATGAAATTATACGATAAAAAAGGACGCCTGCTCCTCGCCTGCACATTGTTTCTCGGCGGAATATCGGCTGTCCTTTCAGCTTTTATCTCAATTCTTCTTCAGAGGATCATTGATGCCGCAGTGAACAGCGATATGGCCGCCTTTTCCAGCCTCTTCTTCACAACGCTTATATATCTCGGTGTACTCGGCGCTATGGGCTTTCTGGAAGCTTACTGCGGTAAACTTATAATCCGAAGTATCACAAGATCGTTGAGGGATCATATTTTCAGCGGCGTGATGAGCCGTACTCCCGGCTGTTTTTCTTCCCGTAATACCGCGGATTATCTCTCAGCGCTTGTCAACGACGTCAAGCTTGTGGAAGAAAATCACCTCATACCGTTTCTTCTCTGTGCACAGATGGGTGTCCTGTTTCTCACAACGCTTGGCATACTGCTCTATTTAAGCCCTCTTGTCACCGCGGTACTATTTCTCTTTCTCGTACTCATGTTCACAGTTCCCGCACTGCTTGGGAAAAAGATGCAGAGAAGACAGGATGCCTGCTCGGAAAAACTGGCTGACTTCACTGCCAGGGCCAAGGACTTTCTTAACGGTTACGAAGTGATACGCGCTTATTCGATGCGCCCTTACATATTAAAAAAATTCACCCGCATCAACCAGGACACAGCGGAGAAAAAACTGCATGCCGACACGCTTCTTGCCGTCAACGAATCCTTCTCCGATGTACTGTCTGCGGTCAGTATACTTGTCATCGTGTTCGTGTCTTCTTATCTCTTGATGAAAGGACAGATAACGGCCGGAACGCTTCTCGCTCTCATACAGCTGAGCGGCACATTTGTCACACCCGTCGTGATGCTCATGCAGAACATACCTAAAATAACCGGTATCAGGCCGGTGCTTGAGCATCTGGAAGAATTCTCCCTCACTTACCAAGAAGCGGCAGAGGAAGAAGACCTTCCCGCTCCTGCCGGATTAAAAAAAGGTATCACCTGTTCAAATGTAACCTTTGGCTACACGCCGGAACAGCCGGTACTAAAAGATATCAGTTTTACCGTCACTCCGGGTATGAAATGTGCCCTGCTCGGAGAGAGCGGCGGCGGGAAGACGACGCTGATCAGGCTGTTGACCGGTTATTACACTGATTTTGAAGGGGATATATGCTACGACGGAGTGTCGGTAAAAGACCTGTCCCCGGACAGACTGAACCGTCTGGCTGCCGTGATCCATCAGAATATATTCCTCTTTGACACAGATATCTGCGAAAACATCTGTCTCGGCAGTACCTTCTCAAAGGACAGGCTGGATCACGCCGTTAAAGCCAGCGGAATATGGCAGTTCCTGCCGTCCCTTGACAACGGGCTTCACACAAGAACAGGGGAAGACGGCCGGAATCTCTCCGGCGGCCAGCGTCAGCGCATCGCTGTAGCCAGAGCCCTCATCCGTTCCACGCCTGTGATCATCCTCGACGAAGGGACTTCTGCCATAGACAGGGAAACCGCTCATGAAATAGAAGCCGGCCTGCTTGCACAGAAAGAACTCACTGTCATAACAATTACACATCATATGGATGAATCCCTCCTGGACTGTTACGACAAAGTATACTGCTTAAAAGACGGCAGGCTTTCCATTGCCTGA
- a CDS encoding sensor histidine kinase: MSGIKKQTWFMIAGYTILLSLSIIACFYLFVRNSGADISGLPETLFYAPQSGQIVLDSSITSTELHDYFRSAFFRYLPLLIAGVCLLVLLFSCGLLFCIRVLERRHNRIIASDLRELSESEPERIREMDLKEEYQNIHTRLSSYEKDQQRLHSFIAHGQKNLIMLIKARLNETSDPLLIRDIEKLAQSVDDILTISAHRDASREMVDLALIAAEECDTYRSVYSNLSFCFDEDASYEILGKEQWLRRAVDNLLDNAVKYGDGSLIEVTLEQQHNSVLLRIRDHGMGMSEEEAELVFEHGYQIRELNKNGYGIGLSLVRHVCNLCDGFVRVTSRAGQGSEFVLAFPSA; this comes from the coding sequence TTGTCTGGAATAAAAAAGCAAACCTGGTTTATGATCGCCGGATATACCATTCTGCTGAGCCTGAGCATTATCGCATGCTTTTATCTCTTTGTGCGCAATTCAGGCGCGGATATTAGCGGGCTGCCGGAGACACTGTTCTACGCCCCGCAAAGCGGTCAGATCGTCCTGGACAGTTCTATCACTTCAACAGAGCTGCACGATTATTTCCGCTCTGCCTTCTTCCGCTATTTGCCTTTGTTGATCGCAGGCGTTTGTCTGCTGGTCCTTTTGTTTTCCTGTGGGCTGCTGTTTTGCATACGCGTGCTGGAACGCAGGCATAACAGGATCATTGCCAGTGACTTAAGGGAGTTGTCTGAATCAGAGCCTGAGCGCATCCGGGAAATGGATCTGAAGGAGGAATATCAGAACATCCATACGCGGCTTTCTTCATATGAGAAAGACCAGCAGCGTCTGCATTCCTTCATTGCCCATGGGCAGAAAAATCTGATCATGCTCATAAAAGCGCGGCTCAATGAGACCTCCGATCCCCTGCTCATCCGGGATATCGAGAAGCTTGCTCAGTCTGTAGATGATATACTGACCATATCCGCGCACCGGGATGCCAGCCGTGAAATGGTGGACCTGGCGCTGATCGCGGCGGAAGAATGTGATACTTACCGAAGCGTTTATTCCAACCTCAGCTTTTGCTTCGATGAAGATGCTTCCTATGAAATTCTAGGCAAAGAACAGTGGCTGCGCCGGGCGGTTGACAATTTGCTGGATAATGCCGTCAAATACGGTGACGGGAGCTTGATCGAGGTAACTTTGGAGCAGCAGCATAACAGCGTACTGCTCCGCATCCGGGACCATGGTATGGGAATGAGTGAAGAGGAAGCGGAACTGGTATTTGAACACGGATACCAGATCAGGGAGTTGAACAAGAACGGCTATGGAATTGGATTGAGTCTTGTCCGGCATGTCTGCAATTTGTGCGACGGTTTCGTCCGTGTGACCAGCAGAGCGGGGCAGGGCAGTGAGTTTGTTTTGGCATTTCCCTCAGCCTGA
- a CDS encoding response regulator transcription factor, with protein sequence MRLLIIEDNTELADLMKGKLSGFGYVCDVAYDGESGDLKASDNDYDVILLDLNLPDRDGFELLENWRSQGISAPVFIVTARGELEQRVKGLQLGSDDYITKPFEFTELDARIQAVIRRFRGRANPVILIEELSLDPATRRVTLDGREVPLSAKEFDILEYLASCYPRIVSNEELAEHVYDENFDPFSGVIRVHMANIKKKLKMGDTSILRNEKGKGYYLCLE encoded by the coding sequence GTGCGTTTATTGATAATTGAGGACAATACCGAACTGGCAGATCTGATGAAGGGGAAATTGTCCGGTTTCGGATATGTGTGTGATGTGGCCTATGACGGAGAAAGTGGAGATCTGAAGGCTTCAGATAATGATTACGATGTGATTTTGCTGGATCTGAATCTGCCGGACAGAGATGGCTTTGAACTGCTGGAGAACTGGCGGAGTCAGGGGATTTCGGCGCCTGTGTTCATTGTGACCGCACGGGGCGAACTGGAACAACGGGTAAAAGGCCTGCAGCTTGGCAGTGACGACTATATCACAAAGCCCTTTGAGTTCACAGAGCTGGATGCCCGTATCCAGGCAGTGATCCGGCGGTTCCGGGGGCGGGCGAATCCCGTCATTCTCATCGAAGAATTGTCTTTGGATCCGGCCACCCGGCGGGTTACACTGGATGGACGGGAAGTACCTCTCTCCGCTAAGGAATTTGATATTTTAGAATACCTTGCAAGCTGTTATCCACGCATTGTTTCCAACGAGGAGCTGGCAGAGCATGTATACGACGAGAATTTTGATCCGTTTTCCGGGGTCATACGGGTCCATATGGCCAACATAAAGAAAAAACTTAAAATGGGAGACACGTCAATTCTGCGCAATGAAAAAGGAAAGGGGTATTATCTTTGTCTGGAATAA
- a CDS encoding ABC transporter permease: MYILKNAFQNLYRNAGRNLLTAGIFLLVITMSCVALVIYNDADAIAKQYRERLSTEVLLNVDEKKVSEAWEKDETFRKPELTDELIQKMAASKYLKKAMYSTQMEAVADNLKYTTPTDYQDMEIQRAGEDPAKTRIPQYTLSGYEDVSQAEPFRNGQAKLAEGGTFPAADNECLVSDTLAELNGLKPGDTFPAKSIYYTDKQGGPLEEMTLKVSGIYHRKYSEGETDSDNEIFTRYKLLTDPRYTYEPTFNTDFYLKNPQDLHAFAQEAYASGLSEYYSLSTDTVAYDAFVRPIEQMCVISMIFLWVVLALGAAILLILSSLLVRERKYEIGVLRAMGMKKSKVAAQLVLESALTMAVCLILGIALGSLLAQPVTDMLLADQMSRALSGPTLAGGMGGTSFGGLATDNRPVTHISAALNLTAISELTAIAFILTAAAGAVSAACAMKYEPMRILRHRN; this comes from the coding sequence ATGTATATTTTAAAAAACGCGTTTCAAAATCTGTACCGGAATGCAGGGCGGAATCTGCTGACGGCAGGTATATTTCTGCTGGTCATCACCATGAGCTGCGTGGCTCTCGTAATCTACAACGATGCAGACGCCATCGCAAAGCAGTACAGGGAACGGCTGAGCACCGAAGTGCTGCTGAACGTAGATGAGAAAAAAGTCAGCGAGGCATGGGAAAAGGATGAAACATTCAGAAAACCTGAACTCACCGATGAACTGATCCAAAAAATGGCCGCCTCCAAATATCTGAAAAAAGCCATGTACAGCACCCAGATGGAAGCTGTCGCAGACAATCTGAAATACACCACGCCGACCGACTATCAGGATATGGAGATACAGCGGGCAGGCGAAGATCCTGCAAAGACCCGCATCCCCCAGTACACACTCAGCGGATATGAAGATGTGAGCCAGGCAGAACCGTTCCGGAACGGACAGGCAAAGCTTGCAGAAGGAGGAACTTTCCCTGCAGCGGATAATGAATGCCTTGTCTCTGATACACTGGCAGAGTTAAACGGCCTGAAACCCGGTGATACTTTCCCGGCAAAAAGTATCTATTACACTGACAAACAGGGCGGTCCTCTGGAAGAGATGACACTTAAAGTCAGCGGCATCTATCACAGGAAATACAGCGAAGGTGAGACGGACAGCGACAATGAAATCTTCACCCGCTATAAACTGCTGACTGACCCGCGCTATACTTATGAGCCCACATTTAATACGGACTTTTACCTGAAAAACCCCCAGGATCTGCACGCCTTTGCCCAGGAGGCATATGCTTCCGGTCTCTCCGAATACTACAGCCTGAGCACGGATACCGTTGCATACGACGCTTTTGTAAGACCCATTGAGCAGATGTGCGTGATCTCCATGATCTTCCTGTGGGTAGTTCTTGCGCTGGGAGCCGCGATCCTGCTTATCCTCTCTTCATTGTTAGTGAGAGAGCGGAAATATGAGATTGGCGTTTTGCGGGCCATGGGCATGAAAAAGAGTAAAGTCGCGGCACAGCTCGTCCTGGAATCTGCGCTCACCATGGCCGTTTGTCTGATCCTCGGCATCGCCCTTGGCAGTCTGCTGGCGCAGCCGGTCACAGATATGCTGCTGGCAGACCAGATGTCCCGGGCTTTGAGCGGGCCGACTCTTGCCGGAGGTATGGGCGGCACATCTTTTGGAGGGCTTGCAACAGATAACAGGCCGGTCACTCATAT